One window from the genome of Pararhizobium gei encodes:
- a CDS encoding hydrolase codes for MSSKLQVLTPQNSQLIFIDQQPQMAFGVQSIDRQVLKNNVVGLAKAAKIFNIPTTITTVETDSFSGNTFPELLAVVPENDILERTSMNSWDDQNVRDALAKHAADGRKKIVVAGLWTEVCNTTFALSCMHDTDYEIYMVADASGGTSVDAHKYAMDRMVQAGVVPVTWQQVLLEWQRDWARKETYDAVTKLVKEHSGAYGMGIDYAVTHVHGGAERVSHGKRIGPNPAAI; via the coding sequence ATGTCCAGCAAGCTCCAGGTCCTCACCCCGCAGAACAGCCAACTGATTTTCATCGACCAGCAGCCGCAGATGGCATTCGGCGTCCAGTCGATCGACCGGCAGGTTCTGAAGAACAACGTCGTGGGTTTGGCCAAGGCGGCCAAAATCTTCAACATTCCGACCACGATCACCACCGTCGAAACGGACAGCTTTTCCGGCAACACCTTCCCCGAACTGCTTGCCGTCGTTCCGGAGAACGACATTCTCGAGCGCACCTCGATGAACTCCTGGGACGATCAGAACGTCCGCGACGCACTGGCCAAGCATGCCGCTGACGGCCGCAAGAAAATCGTCGTCGCCGGTCTGTGGACCGAGGTTTGCAACACGACCTTCGCGCTCTCCTGCATGCATGACACCGATTACGAAATCTACATGGTCGCCGATGCCTCCGGCGGCACCTCGGTCGATGCCCACAAGTACGCCATGGACCGCATGGTACAGGCGGGTGTCGTGCCCGTCACCTGGCAGCAGGTTCTGCTCGAATGGCAGCGCGACTGGGCCCGCAAGGAGACTTATGACGCGGTCACCAAACTGGTGAAGGAGCATTCCGGCGCCTACGGTATGGGCATCGACTACGCCGTCACGCACGTTCACGGCGGCGCCGAGCGCGTCAGCCACGGCAAGCGCATCGGCCCGAACCCGGCCGCCATCTGA
- a CDS encoding XapX domain-containing protein, with product MKIYLLSLAVGLLVGVIYGLLNVRSPAPPVVALVGLLGILVGEQIVPLAKNIWSREPAAVSWLHQVKPHMFGHLPKGGVTAVEATLPREEPTSGKS from the coding sequence ATGAAAATCTATCTTCTCTCGCTCGCCGTCGGCCTCCTCGTCGGGGTTATCTACGGGCTTCTCAATGTCCGCTCGCCTGCTCCGCCGGTCGTTGCACTTGTCGGCCTGCTTGGCATTCTGGTCGGCGAGCAAATCGTGCCGCTGGCGAAAAACATCTGGAGCCGCGAGCCGGCTGCGGTATCCTGGCTTCATCAGGTCAAGCCGCACATGTTCGGCCACCTCCCGAAGGGCGGGGTGACTGCCGTGGAGGCGACATTGCCGCGCGAAGAACCGACCTCGGGGAAAAGCTGA
- a CDS encoding amidohydrolase, translated as MTTRRTFLGAASSLAFPNLFSPAHAADPSQTGATSMHADIVLHNGLVTTLDRTNPNATAIAIKDGLFLEVGTDSEIMALAGPKTKIVNLKGKRVLPGLIDNHTHVVRGGLNFNMELRWDGVRSLADAMDMLKRQVAITPAPQWVRVVGGFTEHQFTEKRLPTIDEINAIAPDTPVFLLHLYDRALLNGAALRAVGYTRDTPNPPGGEITRDANGNPTGLLLAKPNAGILYSTLAKGPKLPFDYQVNSTRHFMRELNRLGITGVIDAGGGYQNYPDDYAVIQKLSDENQLTVRLAYNLFTQKPKEERQDFLNWTQSVKYKQGNDYFRHNGAGEMLVFSAADFEDFREPRPELAPEMEGELEGVVRILAENRWPWRLHATYDETISRSLDVFEKVNKDIPLEGLNWFFDHAETISDRSIDRIAALGGGIATQHRMAYQGEYFVERYGHGIAEATPPIRKMLDKGVHVSAGTDATRVASYNPWVSLSWMVTGKTVGGLQLYPRANCLDRETALRMWTEKVTWFSNEEGKKGRIEKGQFADLVVPDKDFFSCAEDEISFLVSELTMVGGKIVYGAGDFKTLDENDVPPAMPDWSPVRTFGGYAAWGEPQGAGERSLRRTAISTCGCASDCGVHGHDHAGAWTSKLPITDLKGFFGALGCSCWAV; from the coding sequence ATGACGACGCGACGCACATTCCTGGGGGCAGCATCGAGCCTTGCTTTTCCAAATCTGTTTTCGCCGGCCCATGCCGCCGATCCTTCTCAGACCGGAGCCACGTCCATGCATGCAGACATCGTTCTTCACAACGGATTGGTCACGACCCTTGATCGCACCAACCCGAATGCGACCGCCATCGCCATCAAGGACGGCCTGTTCCTGGAGGTGGGTACCGACAGCGAAATCATGGCGCTCGCCGGGCCGAAGACGAAGATCGTCAATCTCAAGGGCAAGCGCGTCCTGCCGGGCCTGATCGACAACCACACCCACGTCGTGCGCGGCGGTCTCAACTTCAACATGGAACTGCGCTGGGACGGTGTCCGTTCGCTTGCCGACGCCATGGACATGCTGAAACGACAGGTGGCGATTACGCCTGCTCCACAATGGGTGCGCGTTGTCGGCGGCTTTACCGAGCACCAGTTCACCGAAAAGCGCCTGCCGACCATCGACGAAATCAATGCCATCGCACCCGATACCCCTGTGTTCCTGCTGCATCTGTATGATCGCGCGCTGCTGAATGGCGCTGCTCTTCGCGCCGTCGGCTACACGAGAGATACCCCGAACCCGCCCGGCGGCGAGATCACCCGCGACGCCAACGGCAACCCGACGGGGCTTCTTCTGGCCAAGCCGAATGCCGGCATTCTCTATTCGACGCTGGCCAAGGGGCCAAAGCTTCCTTTCGACTACCAGGTCAATTCCACCCGCCATTTCATGCGCGAACTCAATCGCCTCGGCATCACCGGCGTCATCGATGCCGGCGGCGGCTACCAGAATTATCCGGATGACTATGCCGTCATCCAGAAGCTGTCGGACGAAAATCAGCTGACCGTCCGCCTCGCCTACAATCTGTTCACGCAGAAGCCGAAGGAGGAGAGGCAAGACTTTCTCAACTGGACGCAATCGGTCAAATACAAGCAGGGCAACGATTATTTCAGACACAACGGCGCCGGCGAAATGCTGGTCTTTTCCGCAGCCGACTTCGAAGATTTCCGCGAGCCGCGACCGGAGCTGGCTCCGGAAATGGAAGGGGAACTGGAAGGCGTCGTGCGGATACTCGCCGAAAACCGCTGGCCCTGGCGTCTTCACGCCACCTATGACGAAACCATCAGCCGCTCCCTCGACGTCTTCGAGAAGGTCAACAAGGATATCCCGCTCGAAGGCCTCAACTGGTTCTTCGACCATGCCGAAACGATCTCCGACCGCTCCATCGATCGGATCGCTGCACTGGGCGGCGGTATCGCCACCCAGCACCGCATGGCCTATCAGGGCGAATATTTTGTCGAGCGTTATGGCCACGGCATCGCCGAAGCGACACCGCCGATCCGCAAGATGCTCGACAAGGGCGTCCACGTCTCGGCCGGCACGGACGCAACGCGCGTCGCCTCCTACAATCCCTGGGTCTCGCTCTCCTGGATGGTGACCGGCAAGACGGTTGGCGGCCTGCAGCTCTATCCGCGCGCCAACTGCCTCGACCGCGAAACGGCGCTGCGCATGTGGACGGAAAAAGTCACCTGGTTCTCCAACGAGGAAGGCAAGAAGGGCCGCATCGAGAAGGGCCAGTTCGCCGACCTCGTCGTGCCAGACAAGGACTTCTTCTCCTGCGCAGAGGACGAGATCTCGTTCCTGGTGTCTGAGCTGACAATGGTTGGTGGCAAGATCGTCTACGGTGCAGGAGACTTCAAGACGCTCGACGAGAACGACGTGCCGCCCGCCATGCCCGATTGGTCGCCTGTGCGAACCTTCGGCGGTTACGCAGCCTGGGGCGAACCACAGGGCGCCGGCGAACGCTCGCTGCGTCGAACCGCGATCTCCACATGCGGATGTGCCAGCGATTGTGGCGTTCACGGCCACGACCATGCAGGCGCCTGGACCTCGAAGCTGCCGATCACCGATCTCAAAGGCTTCTTCGGTGCTCTCGGATGCTCCTGCTGGGCCGTGTAA
- a CDS encoding DoxX family protein, with amino-acid sequence MIDHSSSTGRQGALLANVAAAPVTRFIALLALCAAYIQGPLTKLFDFQGAIAEMEHFGLQPAAFFAIAVIAFELTASAMVLSGFFRWLGAIALAIFTLLATFVALRFWNMPAGMERMMATNAFFEHLGLAGAFVIVAIADLTKGASK; translated from the coding sequence ATGATTGATCACTCTTCATCCACGGGACGCCAAGGCGCGCTGCTCGCAAATGTCGCTGCCGCGCCGGTGACGCGTTTCATCGCGCTGCTTGCCTTATGCGCCGCCTATATTCAGGGGCCGCTCACCAAGCTTTTCGATTTTCAAGGTGCCATAGCCGAAATGGAGCATTTCGGCCTCCAGCCTGCGGCATTCTTCGCAATTGCCGTCATCGCATTCGAACTCACGGCGTCCGCCATGGTTCTGTCCGGCTTCTTCCGCTGGCTTGGCGCGATTGCGCTTGCCATCTTCACGCTTCTTGCAACCTTTGTCGCTCTCCGGTTCTGGAACATGCCGGCTGGTATGGAGCGCATGATGGCAACCAATGCATTCTTCGAACATCTTGGCCTTGCCGGAGCGTTCGTCATCGTCGCCATCGCCGACCTCACGAAGGGAGCGAGCAAATGA
- a CDS encoding MFS transporter, with amino-acid sequence MSATKSSGGGFAPLRQPVFAVLWAATVLGNTGSFMRDVASSWLMTDLSAAPAAVAMVQAAGTLPIFLLAIPAGVLSDILDRRKFLIAVQLLLATVSISLMILSHMGMLSVSALIGLTFLGGIGAALMGPTWQAIVPELVPREDVKSAVALNSLGINIARSIGPAAGGLLLAAFGAAVTYGADVASYIVVIAALIWWPRAKNADDALSENFFGAFRAGLRYTRASKPLHVVLLRAAIFFAFASAVWALLPLVARQLLGGDAGFYGLLLGSVGAGAIGGALVMPTLRQRFNSDALLLGSAIVTAVVMGALSFAPPQWLAVVILLFLGAAWITALTTLNGAAQAVLPNWVRGRGLAVYLTVFNGAMTAGSLGWGAVGEAVGVPATLLIGAAGLLVAGFIMHRIKLPSGETDLMSSNHWPEPLVAEPVAHDRGPVLILIDYHVEKHNRAKFLHALDDMSSERRRDGAYGWGVTEDSADPEKITEWFMVESWAEHLRQHKRVSNADADLQSKVLAFHNGPEKPVVRHLLSINKPGKAT; translated from the coding sequence ATGAGCGCGACGAAATCGTCCGGCGGCGGTTTCGCGCCGCTCCGCCAACCCGTGTTTGCTGTCCTGTGGGCTGCAACGGTTCTCGGAAACACCGGCAGCTTCATGCGCGATGTCGCCAGTTCGTGGCTGATGACCGATCTGTCGGCCGCACCGGCAGCCGTCGCCATGGTGCAGGCCGCTGGCACCTTGCCGATCTTTCTGCTGGCGATCCCCGCCGGGGTGCTGTCGGACATCCTCGACCGGCGCAAGTTCCTGATCGCCGTCCAGCTCCTGCTCGCCACCGTCAGCATATCGCTGATGATCCTGTCCCACATGGGCATGCTCTCGGTCAGCGCCCTGATCGGGCTGACCTTTCTGGGTGGGATCGGCGCTGCCCTGATGGGACCGACATGGCAGGCGATCGTGCCCGAGCTGGTGCCACGCGAAGATGTGAAGAGCGCCGTCGCACTCAACTCGCTCGGCATCAACATCGCCCGTTCGATCGGCCCGGCGGCCGGTGGCCTGCTGCTCGCGGCTTTTGGAGCCGCCGTCACCTACGGTGCAGACGTCGCCAGCTACATCGTGGTCATCGCCGCGCTGATCTGGTGGCCGCGCGCAAAAAACGCCGACGATGCCTTGTCGGAGAATTTTTTTGGCGCATTCCGCGCCGGACTGCGCTACACCCGCGCCAGCAAACCTCTGCACGTCGTGCTGCTGCGGGCGGCGATCTTCTTCGCCTTTGCCAGTGCGGTCTGGGCGCTGCTTCCGCTGGTGGCACGCCAGCTTCTGGGCGGCGATGCAGGCTTCTACGGACTTCTTCTCGGTTCAGTTGGCGCGGGCGCCATAGGCGGCGCGCTGGTCATGCCGACGCTGCGGCAACGCTTCAATTCCGACGCCCTTCTTCTGGGCTCCGCCATCGTCACGGCGGTCGTCATGGGAGCCCTCTCTTTCGCGCCGCCGCAATGGCTGGCGGTTGTCATTCTGCTTTTTCTCGGAGCCGCATGGATCACCGCCCTCACCACCCTGAACGGTGCGGCGCAGGCTGTTCTGCCCAATTGGGTGCGGGGACGCGGCCTTGCCGTCTATCTCACGGTCTTCAACGGCGCGATGACGGCAGGCAGCCTTGGATGGGGTGCCGTCGGGGAAGCCGTCGGCGTGCCCGCTACATTGCTGATCGGAGCGGCCGGACTGCTCGTCGCAGGCTTCATCATGCACCGCATCAAGCTGCCTTCCGGCGAGACGGATCTCATGTCGTCCAACCATTGGCCGGAGCCGCTCGTCGCCGAACCTGTGGCGCATGACCGTGGTCCGGTTCTCATCCTGATCGACTACCACGTCGAAAAGCACAATCGTGCGAAATTCCTGCATGCCCTGGACGACATGTCATCGGAACGTCGCCGCGACGGGGCCTATGGCTGGGGCGTAACGGAAGATTCCGCCGATCCGGAAAAGATCACGGAATGGTTCATGGTCGAATCATGGGCCGAACACCTGAGGCAGCACAAGCGCGTATCGAATGCGGATGCAGACCTCCAGAGCAAGGTTCTTGCTTTTCATAACGGCCCGGAAAAGCCGGTTGTCCGGCACCTTCTCTCGATCAACAAACCCGGGAAGGCAACCTGA
- a CDS encoding alpha/beta fold hydrolase, producing MGFVTTADGTEIFYKDWGPKDAQPVVFHHGWPLSSDDWDAQMLFFLGQGYRVVAHDRRGHGRSTQVSDGHDMDHYAADAFAVVEALDLKNAVHIGHSTGGGEVARYVARHGEPAGRVAKAVLVSAVPPLMLKTAANPEGLPIEVFDGFRSALAANRAQFFRDVPAGPFYGFNREGTTVHEGVIQNWWRQGMMGGAKAHYDGIKAFSETDQTEDLKAISVPTLVLHGEDDQIVPIADAAHKAIKLLRNGTIKTYPGFPHGMLTTNADVLNADLLAFIKA from the coding sequence ATGGGCTTCGTTACCACCGCAGACGGCACAGAAATCTTCTACAAGGATTGGGGTCCGAAGGACGCACAGCCGGTTGTGTTTCATCACGGCTGGCCGCTTTCGTCCGACGACTGGGATGCCCAGATGCTGTTTTTCCTTGGTCAGGGCTACCGCGTGGTTGCCCATGATCGCCGCGGCCATGGCCGCTCGACGCAAGTCTCGGATGGTCATGACATGGACCACTACGCTGCCGACGCATTCGCCGTGGTGGAAGCGCTCGACCTCAAAAATGCCGTCCACATCGGCCATTCGACAGGCGGTGGCGAAGTTGCCCGCTATGTGGCCAGACATGGCGAGCCGGCCGGTCGCGTCGCCAAGGCGGTCCTTGTTTCCGCAGTACCGCCCTTGATGCTCAAGACGGCTGCCAATCCGGAAGGCCTGCCGATCGAAGTCTTCGACGGCTTCCGCTCGGCCTTGGCCGCCAACCGCGCGCAGTTCTTCCGCGACGTGCCCGCTGGCCCCTTCTATGGCTTCAACCGCGAGGGAACGACGGTCCACGAAGGCGTGATCCAGAATTGGTGGCGTCAGGGCATGATGGGCGGCGCAAAGGCCCATTACGATGGCATCAAGGCCTTTTCGGAAACCGACCAGACGGAAGACCTCAAGGCGATCAGTGTGCCCACGCTGGTGCTGCATGGGGAAGACGACCAGATTGTGCCGATCGCCGATGCCGCCCACAAGGCCATCAAGCTGTTGAGGAACGGTACGATCAAAACCTATCCGGGCTTCCCGCACGGCATGCTGACCACCAATGCCGATGTCCTGAACGCCGACCTGCTTGCCTTCATCAAGGCCTGA
- a CDS encoding AraC family transcriptional regulator codes for MSERLTVSDRIAAGFGVGAARELVIVPFRDAKLTIVHLCRFYEGGDDPVFLPPEDAFLVMLYLADVDHADIRPGGTLESSRHYPKGSICLISLKKGAAIAVSGCLEALVFHVPKAHLVELTAEAGEPQIDDLETCRGVDDPVVRNIGAALLPMFDMPEEVRDSLLAHVGLAFNAHLAHRYGRSPAQRLSASGRFSPLQEKRVRTFIAANLSRDIQIHEIADASGFSADEFRSGFLATTGQSVGEWLSARRVERAKAQLAKTAENMASIARACGFQNEHAFTDIFTRSVGMPPAAWRSSNRH; via the coding sequence ATGAGTGAACGGTTGACCGTCAGCGACAGAATTGCAGCGGGTTTCGGTGTCGGGGCGGCAAGGGAACTGGTCATTGTGCCATTCCGTGACGCAAAACTTACGATTGTACATCTTTGCCGTTTTTATGAAGGTGGCGACGATCCGGTGTTTCTTCCGCCGGAAGATGCATTCCTCGTGATGCTGTATCTCGCCGATGTCGACCACGCCGACATCCGTCCGGGCGGTACACTGGAATCGTCGAGACACTACCCCAAAGGCTCGATCTGTCTCATCAGCCTGAAAAAAGGGGCTGCCATCGCAGTCAGTGGTTGCCTTGAGGCGCTGGTGTTTCATGTTCCGAAGGCGCATCTCGTTGAACTCACCGCAGAGGCCGGCGAGCCGCAAATTGATGATCTTGAGACGTGCCGAGGGGTTGACGATCCGGTTGTTCGAAATATCGGTGCGGCTCTTTTGCCGATGTTCGACATGCCTGAAGAGGTGAGGGACAGCTTGCTTGCGCATGTCGGGCTGGCTTTCAACGCCCATCTCGCACACCGGTACGGGAGGTCTCCCGCCCAGAGGCTTTCGGCCAGCGGCCGTTTCTCTCCCTTGCAGGAAAAGCGCGTCAGAACCTTTATCGCCGCCAATTTGTCGCGCGATATCCAAATCCACGAGATTGCCGATGCGAGCGGGTTTTCCGCAGACGAATTCCGCTCGGGCTTCCTGGCCACGACCGGGCAGTCTGTCGGTGAGTGGCTTTCGGCACGTCGGGTGGAGCGGGCCAAGGCGCAACTGGCCAAAACGGCTGAAAACATGGCTTCGATCGCCAGGGCATGCGGCTTTCAGAACGAGCACGCTTTCACCGACATCTTTACCAGATCCGTCGGGATGCCGCCGGCCGCGTGGCGCTCAAGCAACCGTCATTGA
- a CDS encoding AraC family transcriptional regulator: MAISQSLTTADIGIFRKATGQTRLDQVKTSASDRGFVIGVSLTGGHRRHIFHEHHASSHDFTENAIYIRDLAQAYTADLSNPFDFMLFEISPASLERIANEAELAGVTSLAAETASKDIVLANLARALIPALERPEEASALFVDQMTTAIGAYLVQRYGGRQAQTASRTASLSRAHEELAKSIILENLEGDVSVLDVAQACNLSRGYFIRAFRETTGVTPYQWLLGERIKRARDLLRSSNAPLAEVAIACGFADQSHFTRVFSAIVGATPGAWRRNI; this comes from the coding sequence CTGGCAATCAGCCAGAGCCTGACGACCGCAGACATCGGGATCTTCCGAAAGGCGACGGGCCAAACCAGGCTCGATCAAGTCAAGACCTCGGCCAGCGATCGCGGTTTCGTCATCGGCGTGTCTTTGACTGGTGGCCACCGACGGCACATTTTCCATGAACATCATGCATCGTCCCATGATTTCACCGAAAACGCGATTTATATTCGCGATCTCGCTCAAGCCTACACGGCAGATCTCAGCAACCCGTTCGATTTCATGCTGTTCGAGATATCGCCTGCATCTCTCGAAAGAATCGCCAACGAGGCGGAGCTTGCCGGCGTTACGTCACTGGCAGCTGAAACGGCGTCCAAGGATATCGTGCTTGCCAATCTTGCGCGCGCGCTGATCCCGGCGCTCGAAAGGCCGGAAGAGGCCAGCGCCCTGTTCGTCGATCAGATGACGACGGCGATCGGCGCCTATCTTGTGCAGCGCTACGGTGGACGACAGGCCCAGACCGCCAGCCGAACGGCAAGCCTGTCCCGCGCGCATGAGGAACTGGCAAAAAGCATCATCCTCGAAAATCTTGAAGGCGACGTTTCGGTTCTGGACGTTGCCCAGGCCTGTAACCTGTCACGCGGTTATTTCATCCGTGCCTTCAGGGAAACGACGGGCGTGACGCCCTACCAGTGGCTTCTTGGCGAACGGATCAAACGCGCCCGAGACCTGCTCCGCTCGTCCAATGCACCGCTTGCCGAAGTCGCCATCGCTTGCGGCTTTGCGGATCAGAGCCATTTCACCCGCGTGTTCTCGGCCATCGTCGGCGCAACCCCCGGCGCATGGCGCCGGAACATATGA
- a CDS encoding ABC transporter ATP-binding protein, with product MTAAVSIENLTVIYDAFHALKDVSITVAPGESFGLVGESGSGKSTLLRAIVGLAPLASGKILLDGMPLDARRRDKAFYRKVQMVFQDPYGSLHPRQTVDRLLQEPLDIHSVADSERRILRALDEVGLGSSFRFRYAHQLSGGQRQRIAIARALIVEPKIMLLDEPTSALDASVQAEILNLLEQVRRDRKLTYLMVSHDLGVVTHMCERLAVMNSGKVVEELTAGQLTSGQVRETYTKNLMVASKGFVRAAAGEPDAIHRL from the coding sequence ATGACGGCGGCGGTCTCTATCGAAAATCTGACGGTGATCTACGATGCGTTCCATGCGCTGAAGGATGTCAGTATCACCGTGGCGCCGGGCGAATCCTTTGGGCTGGTCGGAGAGTCAGGTTCCGGCAAATCGACCTTGCTGCGCGCCATCGTCGGGCTGGCGCCGCTTGCCTCCGGCAAGATCCTTCTGGACGGCATGCCGCTTGACGCAAGGCGCCGCGACAAGGCCTTCTACCGCAAGGTCCAGATGGTGTTTCAGGATCCCTACGGCTCGCTCCACCCGCGGCAGACCGTGGATCGCCTGCTGCAGGAGCCGCTCGACATTCATTCCGTCGCCGATTCCGAGCGCCGCATCCTGCGGGCTCTGGACGAGGTCGGGCTCGGCTCGTCCTTCCGCTTCCGCTACGCGCACCAGCTGTCCGGCGGACAGCGCCAGCGCATCGCCATTGCCCGCGCCCTGATCGTCGAACCGAAGATCATGCTGCTTGACGAGCCGACCTCGGCCCTCGACGCCTCCGTGCAGGCCGAAATTCTCAACCTGCTCGAACAGGTCCGCCGCGACCGCAAGCTCACCTACCTCATGGTCAGCCACGATCTCGGCGTCGTCACGCATATGTGCGAGCGGCTGGCGGTGATGAACAGCGGCAAAGTAGTGGAAGAACTGACAGCCGGCCAGCTGACCTCCGGGCAGGTGAGGGAAACGTATACGAAGAACCTGATGGTGGCGAGCAAGGGCTTCGTGCGGGCGGCTGCTGGAGAACCAGACGCCATTCACCGCCTGTAG
- a CDS encoding ABC transporter ATP-binding protein: MNPMLTVDDLRVSFPTRSGVIEAVRGVSFTLGRERLGIVGESGSGKSQTGRAIMGLTPPQARISAGTLNFDGVDLLSIAPKTRRSLRGSRIAMILQDPKYSLNPVMSIGRQIVETLRTHEAVSKKEARDRAIAMLEAVQIRDAERVFDLHPHEVSGGMGQRAMIAMMLIASPELLIADEPTSALDVTVQLDVLRILDRLVADRGMGLIFISHDLRLVSSFCDRVIVMYAGRIVEEIKASDLGNAKHPYTQGLLNCMPTLGTNRHPLPVLDRQPEWAA, translated from the coding sequence ATGAACCCGATGCTGACCGTAGACGATCTGAGGGTAAGCTTTCCCACGCGCAGCGGCGTGATTGAGGCCGTGCGCGGCGTGTCTTTCACGCTCGGGCGCGAGCGGTTGGGCATCGTCGGGGAGAGCGGATCCGGCAAGTCGCAGACCGGCAGGGCGATCATGGGACTGACGCCGCCGCAGGCGCGGATTTCTGCCGGGACACTGAACTTCGACGGTGTCGATCTCCTCTCCATTGCGCCGAAAACCCGGCGTTCCCTGCGCGGCAGCCGGATTGCGATGATCCTTCAGGATCCGAAATATTCGCTGAACCCCGTGATGAGCATCGGCCGTCAGATCGTAGAGACGCTGCGCACCCATGAGGCTGTGAGCAAGAAAGAGGCCCGCGACAGGGCGATCGCTATGCTGGAGGCGGTACAGATTCGCGATGCAGAGCGCGTTTTCGATCTCCATCCGCACGAGGTCTCCGGCGGCATGGGCCAGCGGGCAATGATCGCGATGATGCTGATCGCCTCGCCGGAGCTCTTGATTGCCGACGAGCCGACATCGGCCCTCGACGTCACCGTTCAGCTCGACGTCCTCAGAATCCTCGACAGGCTTGTGGCGGACAGGGGCATGGGGCTGATCTTCATCTCGCACGATCTGCGGCTGGTGTCGTCCTTCTGCGACCGGGTCATCGTCATGTATGCTGGGCGGATCGTCGAGGAGATCAAGGCGTCGGATCTCGGCAATGCGAAGCATCCCTATACGCAGGGCCTGCTCAACTGCATGCCGACGCTCGGCACCAACAGGCACCCGCTACCGGTGCTCGACCGCCAGCCGGAGTGGGCGGCATGA
- a CDS encoding ABC transporter permease, whose product MSEMTPSLPMNRRAWLMTDRPQSRLQARLGRAYMTWRRFSANRLAVIGLGIILLLILIAIFADVLAPHSPVIGNLGGARLLPPGSEGYLLGTDDQGRDILSRLLHGSRLTLFVIVLVAIIAAPIGLLVGAVSGYAGGWVDAVLMRITDIFLAFPKLVLALAFVAAMGPGIENAIVAIAVTSWPPYARIARAETLTVRNSDYISAIRLMGASPFRIVLRHVMPMCLSSLIVRVTLDMAGIILTAAGLGFLGLGAQPPLPEWGAMIASGRRFILDQWWVATMPGIAILIVSLGFNLLGDGLRDALDPKESGQ is encoded by the coding sequence ATGAGCGAGATGACACCGTCCCTTCCGATGAACCGCCGGGCGTGGCTGATGACCGACCGGCCGCAATCGCGCCTGCAGGCTCGTCTCGGCCGTGCCTACATGACGTGGCGGCGCTTTTCCGCCAACAGGTTGGCGGTCATCGGGCTTGGCATCATTCTCCTGCTCATCCTGATCGCGATCTTCGCCGATGTGCTGGCGCCGCATTCGCCCGTCATCGGCAATCTTGGCGGCGCCCGCCTTTTGCCGCCGGGGAGCGAGGGCTATCTGCTCGGCACGGACGACCAGGGCCGGGACATTCTCTCGCGCCTGCTGCACGGCTCGCGGCTGACGCTGTTCGTCATCGTGCTGGTCGCGATCATCGCGGCACCGATCGGCCTTCTCGTCGGCGCCGTCTCCGGCTATGCGGGCGGCTGGGTCGATGCCGTCCTGATGCGCATTACCGATATCTTCCTCGCCTTTCCCAAACTCGTGCTGGCGCTCGCCTTCGTTGCCGCCATGGGGCCGGGCATCGAGAACGCGATCGTCGCCATCGCCGTTACCTCCTGGCCGCCCTATGCGCGCATCGCTCGGGCCGAGACGCTGACGGTGCGCAATTCGGATTATATCTCCGCCATCCGGCTGATGGGGGCGTCGCCATTTCGCATCGTGCTGCGCCATGTGATGCCCATGTGCCTGTCGTCGCTGATCGTGCGCGTCACGCTCGACATGGCCGGCATCATCCTGACAGCCGCCGGCCTCGGCTTCCTCGGTCTTGGCGCACAGCCGCCGCTTCCCGAATGGGGGGCGATGATTGCTTCCGGCCGCCGGTTCATTCTCGATCAGTGGTGGGTCGCCACCATGCCCGGCATTGCCATCCTCATCGTCAGCCTCGGCTTCAACCTGCTCGGCGACGGGCTGCGCGACGCGCTTGATCCGAAGGAAAGCGGCCAATGA